A window of Bradyrhizobium diazoefficiens genomic DNA:
CCGCCCGGCGAAATCGAGATCGGCAGGCGCGTCATAAACCGGGTTCGCACCCATGATCAGGAGCGTGTCGACTTTTCCGGATGCCATATCGTCGGCGAGTTCGACCAAGGATTGCCGCTTCGAGCCGGGCATCGCCTCCACGGAGGCGATTGGCTTGACGGTGTTGCCGAACGCATCCAGCTTGGCGTTGATCGCATCGGCCAGCAGATGAACCTCGACCGGCTGCTCCCGGCCGGCATGCACGAGAGCCTTTCCCTTGTGCTGATCCAAATCATCGGCTGCCGCTCTCAGCCAGTCTGAATGCCTGCTTTCTGCCTGCGACCATGTTTGCGGCCCGGCGCCGAGCAATCCCGCCAGATAGCGTAGCGCACCGGGGATCTCGTCCGGCCGTATCGCGAGGCGGTGGTCCGCCTTCGCTCCGAGAAGCGTCGGCGTGCTTTCGATTGCATAGACCCGGCTCATTGAGCCGCCGTTTTCGGCCGGCCGTCGCGCTGCAGCGAAGTGCCGGGCGTAAGCGAGCCATCCAGGCGTCGCCGAAATCAGATCGCTCTCGATGCCAAGGATTCGATCCGCCTTGGCGACATCGAATGTCCTATCCACATTCTGATTGAAGCTGCGCGCGGCAGAGGCATGCTCGCTGTCGCGATGAAGGGGCTCCCATTGGTGCCAGCGCATGGCCGGAAACTGCTGCCGCAGCTTTGCCATCTGGGCTGCGAGCGAGGGCGACGTGACCGCCCCGGTTAGAATGCGCAGACCCTCACCGTTGCCGTCGCTCAAGGCGCCCCGTCGCGCGTGGAGCGTTCTGACGAAGTCTTCCCAGGGGGCGATCCTGCCGTCGCCAAAGATGGTCTGCGCTCGGCGTGGATCGTAGAGTTCCAGAATGCTCGCCTGCATGATGGCGCTCGCCGCGCCCAGAGACGCAGGATGATCCGGATTGCCTTCGACCTTGATCGGCCGCGCCATCTGATGGGCGAGCAGAACCCCGGTGGCATATCCATCCTGGATGGTCGCTCCGCTGTAATAGCGATTGCGGCCGGGAATGATGTTTTCGGGCTGCTCGACGTAAGGGAGCAGTTGCCGCTGGTTCGGCTCGGGACCGCATCCCGACAAACCGCCCAGCGCCATCGACGCTGCCATCAATTGCAGGAATCGGCGGCGGTCGAATGCATTGACGACGTCGCGAAAGCGCGGCGCTTCTTTTTCGACGAATGCCGCGAACTGCGGCGAGTCAGCCAATTCCTCGAGGCTGCGCCAATATGTGCGGGCCGGCTCCCTCATCTGTGACAGACCCCGCAATCCGACAGTGCTTCGGTTTTGATGTGATACTGAGCCAGCAGGGTCTCGGGCGTAGGCGTCGAATCTGTCCGCCGCCAATGCGGATTGAAGACCTGGTCCTTGGGACGAAGATGAGGGCCCGGATCCCTATGGCAGGAGAGACACCAGCTCATGTAGAGGTTGTGAGCTTTCCAGGTCATGGCCATGTCGCCGATCGGACCGTGGCACTCGGTGCAGCCGACGCCCTTGGCGATATGGATGCTGTGATCGAAAAAGACGTAGTCGGGCAGCGCATAAACGCGCGTCCATCGGATCGGGGTTTTTTCGGCCATGCTTTTCCGGTCTGGTGCCAGCATGGCGGCATTGGTCCAGATCTGCGAGTGGCAGGTCATGCAAATTGCCGTCGACGGCATTCCCGCGTTTGCGGATTTCTCCACCGTGGCGTGGCAATAGCGGCAGTCGAGCCCAAGACCGCTGACGTGGTGCTTATGGCTAAACGGGACGGGCTGCTCGGGTGCGAACCGTTTCTGAGTGTTGTAGTCCATCAGCGGCACGACCCATATTCCCGTCACCAAGAACACGCACAGGCAGACCGCGGTCACGAGGGCCGCGGTCATGAACAGATTCGCTCGAGGCCCGAACACTGCCATCAGTACGCCTGTGCGACAGCCCCCAAGCACTCTTGGCGCTATGCCGAAATTCGGGTGCCCGGTGAGCGGAACTCGGCTGAACGATAGTTGGTTCCAAAAAAGTTTCGACCACGCGCCCGAGATGAGGCACTTCGTACGATCGCGTACGGACTTGCAGAGCGCTTGGCACCTTCTAGCGGGCGCACCTTTGCCGTTTTGACCAAGCCAGCCGGGGCCGTCAGGCCGAGGAATGGAGCCTCGTTTGGCCGAGCTGGGCCAGCAGGTGCGGCCCAAGCTCCTCGACGTGATTCACGCCGACGAGACCCATTGCATCCAGGGCTTCCGTCCTCAGGATCTCCAGCGCGCGGGCCACTCCGGCGCGGCCGGCCGCTCC
This region includes:
- a CDS encoding cytochrome c3 family protein, whose amino-acid sequence is MTAALVTAVCLCVFLVTGIWVVPLMDYNTQKRFAPEQPVPFSHKHHVSGLGLDCRYCHATVEKSANAGMPSTAICMTCHSQIWTNAAMLAPDRKSMAEKTPIRWTRVYALPDYVFFDHSIHIAKGVGCTECHGPIGDMAMTWKAHNLYMSWCLSCHRDPGPHLRPKDQVFNPHWRRTDSTPTPETLLAQYHIKTEALSDCGVCHR